From Halichoerus grypus chromosome 6, mHalGry1.hap1.1, whole genome shotgun sequence, one genomic window encodes:
- the ARHGDIB gene encoding rho GDP-dissociation inhibitor 2 produces the protein MTEKDPETHLEEDVDELDSKLNYKPPPQKSLKELQEMDKDDESLIKYKKTLLGDGPVVADPTAPNVTVTRLTLVCESAPGPITMDLTGDLEALKKETFVLKEGVEYRVKIHFKVNRDIVSGLKYVQHTYRTGVKVDKATFMVGSYGPRPEEYEFLTPTEEAPKGMLARGTYHNKSFFTDDDKHDHLTWEWNLSIKKEWTE, from the exons ATGACTGAAAAGGACCCAGAAACACACCTGGAAGAGGATGTCGATGAGCTGGACAGCAAGCTCAATTACAAGCCTCCACCCCAGAAGTCCCTGAAAGAGCTACAGGAGATGGACAAAGATGACGAAAGTCTGATCAAGTACAAGAAAACACTCCTGGGGGATGGCCCTGTGGTGGCAG ACCCGACAGCCCCCAATGTCACGGTCACCCGGCTTACCCTGGTGTGTGAGAGTGCCCCAGGACCAATCACCATGGACCTCACTG GGGATCTTGAAGCCCTCAAAAAAGAAACTTTTGTGCTAAAGGAAGGTGTTGAATACAGAGTCAAAATTCACTTCAAA GTGAACAGGGATATTGTGTCGGGCCTGAAATACGTTCAGCATACCTACCGGACTGGGGTGAAAG TGGACAAAGCAACGTTTATGGTTGGCAGCTATGGGCCTCGGCCAGAGGAGTATGAGTTCCTGACTCCAACTGAGGAGGCTCCCAAGGGCATGCTGGCCCGAGGCACTTACCACAACAAGTCCTTCTTCACTGACGATGACAAGCACGACCACCTTACCTGGGAGTGGAACCTGTCCATTAAGAAGGAGTGGACAGAATGA
- the PDE6H gene encoding retinal cone rhodopsin-sensitive cGMP 3',5'-cyclic phosphodiesterase subunit gamma isoform X1: MWLMQVEKSECLFLEVSKLVLWASWEMWSGGKKSEKREWNLKENHQTPRDIRMSDNATLVPPASNQGPTTPRKGPPKFKQRQTRQFKSKPPKKGVKGFGDDIPGMEGLGTDITVICPWEAFSHLELHELAQFGII, from the exons ATGTGGCTCATGCAAGTAGAAAAAAGTGAATGCCTTTTTCTGGAAGTCTCCAAGCTCGTCCTTTGGGCCTCGTGGGAGATGTGGTCTGGTGGCAAAAAGTCTGAAAAACGGGAATG GAACCTGAAAGAGAACCATCAGACACCCAGGGACATCAGAATGAGTGACAACGCTACTTTGGTTCCTCCAGCTTCAAACCAGGGTCCCACTACCCCACGCAAGGGGCCCCCCAAGTTCAAGCAGAGACAGACTCGCCAATTCAAGAGCAAGCCTCCTAAGAAAGGTGTGAAAGG gTTTGGAGATGACATTCCAGGCATGGAGGGGCTAGGAACAG ATATCACGGTGATTTGTCCCTGGGAGGCATTCAGCCACCTGGAATTGCATGAGCTTGCTCAATTTGGGATCATCTGA
- the PDE6H gene encoding retinal cone rhodopsin-sensitive cGMP 3',5'-cyclic phosphodiesterase subunit gamma isoform X2 translates to MEKELFSQNSAHLTQENLKENHQTPRDIRMSDNATLVPPASNQGPTTPRKGPPKFKQRQTRQFKSKPPKKGVKGFGDDIPGMEGLGTDITVICPWEAFSHLELHELAQFGII, encoded by the exons ATGGAGAAGGAACTCTTCTCTCAGAACTCTGCACATCTCACACAAGA GAACCTGAAAGAGAACCATCAGACACCCAGGGACATCAGAATGAGTGACAACGCTACTTTGGTTCCTCCAGCTTCAAACCAGGGTCCCACTACCCCACGCAAGGGGCCCCCCAAGTTCAAGCAGAGACAGACTCGCCAATTCAAGAGCAAGCCTCCTAAGAAAGGTGTGAAAGG gTTTGGAGATGACATTCCAGGCATGGAGGGGCTAGGAACAG ATATCACGGTGATTTGTCCCTGGGAGGCATTCAGCCACCTGGAATTGCATGAGCTTGCTCAATTTGGGATCATCTGA